ATCTTCAGTCGTATAGACCATTCCAAAACAGGACGACCCTTTCCTGAAATACCAACCATGTTATTGATATTTGAGAAACCATACTTTTAAAAGTGATTATGTTATGTTAGATGAATGTACCGTAAAGATGGAATTCAAGAGTGTTATTAGGTAAAAACTCGTAAACCAAAAGCCTTTGGCCACCAGAGATGCAATAACCAACGAGAGAAACGAGATGACGATGATGGACACGGCTAATGATCTCAACCTCCGCTTGAAACTCGCGCTCTCCTTGTCCACTTCCAAGTTTAAGACTCTTCACCGCAACTTCTTTGCCACCAGGCAAAACACCTTTGTGAACGTATCCAAATCCTCCTTGGCCTAGCAAGTTGGACTGAGCGAAACCTTCTGTTGCTATGGAGAGTTCATCGTAGGTGAAAGTGCTTTGGTTGTGACCAAGAGTCGCAGCCTGAGGGGACGGCGTTGGACCAGCTAAGTTGGAAGTGTCACTATGAGGACCAGACACAGGTTGCTGTGGGACCCAGTTTCCTCCTCCCATATTCACTACATGATCTTGAGGTGTTCCATTGTTGTAATAACCACCGTTGCCTACACTACGACAACAACTCCTTTAGCTTCTAAAGCTTAATCAATTaatcagtgttctaaaaatcggtctagacaGCGCGTAGACGGCAAATTGGGCCTAAATGAAACGGTTTTTTTAAATTCGGTCTAGGCGTTCAAAGAAAACATCCGCATGATCAGTAATCTTCTATAAACCGACTAATTACTCCCTGGCAATTTCTTGAGCATTGATACAAATTACTAGATTATGATCGTTATGAAACATTTTTTAGATGTGTTAAAACATGTGATTACCATTAGGTGCTCCAAAGGGACTGTTATTGTAGTAGTGCAAGTGGTTGACTTGAGGAtcacgtttcttcttctttttcttgcaACAGATGCAAATAAGCACTAGGAGAAGAAGCAATAGCCCTGCTCCTACAAGGACTCCAACAATCAATCCAACATTGGGTTGATGATGACTTTCTCCTGGAGAGGATGATGATGAGTCTGAACCTCCACTGCTCCGAGGAGGGCTTATTGACCGAGGCGGTGACGGTGAGTCACCGCCGCTGGAGTTTCTGTTGTTCCCTGATGGTGGAGACGGTGTAGAACCGTCTCTGTTGTTACCATTGTTGTTGCCGCCATTGGTTTTGTTACGGTCATCATTAGCACCAGGAGAAGGAGGGGTTGGTCTTTGTGAAGGGGGTGACTGGTTGGCCGGTGCTTGAGGCGGTGCAGGTGGAGTTACCGGAGTTTTGACTTCaggagaaggtggagaaggaTTCTCTGGAGTTTTCGGTGGTGGATTACCTGCAGCAGGCGGTGAAGGTGGCGGTGATGGAGGAGGTAAGGTTTCTTGGCTCGGCGGTGCAGGAGGTGGTGAAGAAGCAGAGCTATTGTTAGTTGGTGGAGGAGCAGAGTCAGGGGCCGGTGGGGATGAAACAGGTGCTACTGGTGGTGATGTCTCATTTGGCGGCGAGCCTGTGCCTGCATTAGGAGCTTCCGGGGCAGGAGGTGAATCCACGGGTGAGTCAGCCATGATGACGTGTTTTTCTCGGTGAAAGGTTTCTCAACGACGGAGAAACCTTTGTCCCCGGTGATCCTGGACGCAACAGCCTTGTATTCCAAGCAAAACACAAATAGCTTTATGTGATTCAAAATTTAGAACATGAAGACATTCATACCTACCTCGTGGTGAAAGAGATGATTGTTTGaaagtttagagagagagattggaATCGTGATGGATTCTTTTTGGGGTTTGAGAAATAGCTTTCTCCTAGGAACAAGGAGAGTTCCTATGAACAAATGAACAGTTTTGACTATAATTAGAAAGCAAATGTTTCTCTCTTTCTCCATCATCTATATTTGATACTCCCTGTTCCACTGGAATTGTAGTTTTAAGAGTTTTCACATATTCTAAGAATAAAGTTACAACTCCAAATAGGATCGCttggttatttataaattatgtttggttttgtttttttttttgtttcaagatAAATGTATTCAAATCTATGCAATATACTTATATAgaaattcatataattttttctgTTAATTCCGAAAATAAAACCGCGCTtacaattttcaaaatctaGTAGAACATAAAGAGCTACCCCGCGAATCTGAACACTATCACGTGGAACCACTAAACCGAATAAACATTGTCTGAACATGGAGCTGGATCTGAATCAGGAACAGAGAATGATGATATTCATGGACCTGGAGGTCTTGGCATTGGTGGGCGTGGAAAGGCCATGCCTATGGGAGGTCTATGAGCCACATTAGCAAAATTTGTAGCGATTCTGTTTGCTGGTAATGATGCTTTTGAGGACACCGAAGGCGGGACACCCAGTCGAGCCGCTATGATCTGTGCTCTTTCATGGTATAGCCGTTGCCTCGACCTCTCTAATTGCTCTCTTACCCTCGCTGTCAAGCTTTCAGCGTCGTTGAAGATAGATAGTTTTGCTTCTAGTTTATGTAACTGCTTAGGCATACAAAAACAACATCATTATTATGTTACAACTCCTGAACAATCTATCTAAGGTGCATACAGTTAAACGATATTTTACCTGCTTCTCTATTAATGATCCAGAAAGTTGTCGGATTTGATCTTCTTCGAGCTTCGCAAGATGCTTTGCCTTTACTGCCGCAGCTGAGAGAGCAGAGATAGCTGCGCGCTTAAGCTTACCAGAGTTATGTTTGTCTTTTTTCCCTGCACAAACATTCTTCTCTTTACTTCCTTCTTTATTTAGATTTTCACCTGCAAACAATGTTTAAACAACAAACCAATAAGATATAACAGAATCATGCAATGCGGGTCCATTTTCTAATgtttgagagagagaaagacaaCCACCTGTTCCATTTTCCGGTAGAGAAGCTGATCCAATGGGCTGCTCTGCAACAGACGTGTCTGGCATACTGTGGTCATCCTCCTTAGCCTGTTCAGCCTTTTCTCCTGCTGTTTTCACCATATCTTGAGGATCCTTCTCGGACTGTAATGTATCCTTCATCTCCACATCTTTTGATGCTTCTGGCTGAGAAACATCTGCAGCTGCCTTGGAGACAGTTGCTTTAGAGGCCGCTTTATTTTCGCTAGAAAGCTTATCACCATCCTTTGAAGGTTTTTCGAGCTCCTTCCCTGAACTTTTGTCCTGCAATTTACAAATAATATCCGCTGGTTTCTCTGAATTTTTAGTTGCGGCTGCATTAATAGATACTTTTTGTCCTTCAGAATCTGGATTTCTAGCATAACTTTCAGTTAGGGAACCAGGTTGCTTTCCTTCAGAGACTGAATCCTGATTTACTTTGCCTGGATCACTATCTGTCATTTCCCTATCATCTTCTGCTTTCTGGCTTTTCTCTTCTGCATCCACACTGAAAATGTTTTGCTAGTTTCAGATTTGAGAAACAACAACCAGTATCTTCAAAATATTGAGAGAAGAACAAAAACACAGAATTGAAGAACATTATCGgatattcaaataaatatgaACCTTTTTGATTCAGTTAAGTCCTCCTTGTTTTCTGGTGGATCTTCGAGAACAAAACAATGTCTTGTGGCAAGCAACAACCCAGAATTGCTGTTAAGAGATTTGACGGAAGCTCTGGCTGAAGCAGTAGCAACGTCAGATCCCGCCAATCTCACCAGAAAAGCTGCCTATAGAAAAAAGAACCTTGCAAGATCAgaaaagagaagatgatgatgcatttatgaatttaaaaaaaaaaatctcctcTCAATCACCGTTGCAGCAAATTTTCTGTTTTACATCACAAATTCACAACTTACCAGTCCCATGACAGGATTTCCCAAATCAGCAAAGGATAAAGAAGCTTCGGGTGTGATGGGATAACCAACGTCTTCAAAAGCTTCAGTCAGAGCTTTCAGAGCAACGTTCTCATCAGCCTCATCTTTACATCTTTCATCAATGACGATTTCTACCTCAGGCGTTTTCTGGT
The Brassica napus cultivar Da-Ae chromosome A1, Da-Ae, whole genome shotgun sequence DNA segment above includes these coding regions:
- the LOC106355146 gene encoding proline-rich receptor-like protein kinase PERK5; translation: MADSPVDSPPAPEAPNAGTGSPPNETSPPVAPVSSPPAPDSAPPPTNNSSASSPPPAPPSQETLPPPSPPPSPPAAGNPPPKTPENPSPPSPEVKTPVTPPAPPQAPANQSPPSQRPTPPSPGANDDRNKTNGGNNNGNNRDGSTPSPPSGNNRNSSGGDSPSPPRSISPPRSSGGSDSSSSSPGESHHQPNVGLIVGVLVGAGLLLLLLVLICICCKKKKKKRDPQVNHLHYYNNSPFGAPNGNGGYYNNGTPQDHVVNMGGGNWVPQQPVSGPHSDTSNLAGPTPSPQAATLGHNQSTFTYDELSIATEGFAQSNLLGQGGFGYVHKGVLPGGKEVAVKSLKLGSGQGEREFQAEVEIISRVHHRHLVSLVGYCISGGQRLLVYEFLPNNTLEFHLYGKGRPVLEWSIRLKIALGSARGLAYLHEDCHPKIIHRDIKAANILLDFSFETKVADFGLAKLSQDNYTHVSTRVMGTFGYLAPEYASSGKLSDKSDVFSFGVMLLELITGRPPVDLTGEMEDSLVDWARPLCMKAAQDGDYSQLADPRLETNYNQQEMAQMASCAAAAIRHSARRRPKMSQIVRALEGDMSMEDLNEGGRPGQNSYLSPGGMTSEYDASSYSADMKKIRKLALETKEYQSSEYGATSEYGLHPSASSSEEMPRGSSMRRNSQL